The Triticum aestivum cultivar Chinese Spring chromosome 3A, IWGSC CS RefSeq v2.1, whole genome shotgun sequence genome includes a region encoding these proteins:
- the LOC123058638 gene encoding putative H/ACA ribonucleoprotein complex subunit 1-like protein 1, with translation MRPPRGGGGFRGRGGDRGGRLAGGGRFAGGGRGGGGRGRFGGGGGGFRDEGPPAEVVEVSTFVHACEGDAVTKLTNEKVPYFNAPIYLQNKTQIGKVDEIFGPINESYFSVKMFEGVIATSYNEGDKFFIDPMKLLPLSRFLPQPKGSTPRGGGRGGRGGGRGGFGGRGGFRGRGAPRGRGPPRGGGRGFRGRGRF, from the exons ATGCGGCCACCGAGAGGCGGCGGAGGTTTCCGCGGACGCGGCGGCGACCGAGGTGGCCGCCTCGCTGGAGGCGGCCGCTTCGCtggaggcggccgcggcggcggcggcaggggccgcttcggtggaggcggcggcgggttCCGCGACGAGGGCCCTCCTGCCGAGGTCGTCG AGGTGTCGACGTTCGTGCACGCCTGCGAGGGGGACGCGGTAACGAAGCTGACGAACGAGAAGGTGCCCTACTTCAACGCGCCCATATACCTCCAGAACAAGACCCAGATCGGCAAAGTCGACGAGATCTTCGGCCCCATCAACGAATCA TATTTCTCGGTCAAGATGTTCGAGGGAGTCATTGCAACATCTTACAATGAAGGTGACAAGTTCTTCATTGACCCCATGAAGCTGCTGCCCCTCTCACGCTTCCTGCCACAGCCAAA GGGCTCGACTCCAAGAGGTGGTGGTCGCGGTGGaagaggtggtggtcgtggtggattTGGTGGCCGTGGTGGATTCCGTGGAAGAGGTGCACCAAGGGGTCGCGGACCTCCCAGGGGTGGAGGGCGTGGTTTCAGAGGACGAGGCAGATTCTAG